Proteins encoded by one window of Salicibibacter halophilus:
- the spoIIP gene encoding stage II sporulation protein P, producing MRRPNRQAHVFSLSKTNIQSIFMAGIAFVVMTFLIVSMLTTADNHSRFASSALHDWTAEMQSDWFVHLLGAENRYYLDALPNASTPSLTTAALELATNMNLEDPRTFLGQELPGFSGFDDTLVVAGQGTDFTNMSIESAPPSEDVLQEQASSDETSGGEGQEEEGSANIDSGNPLIHISHAHNREAFHSEIEGDEDLHPEENIVKVGEYFADAFREHDLPVEVSDDDVTGMLDEEGLDYSQSYEMNREIVEEAKEEHEELEFFFDLHRDSVGREHTAVTINEEVYARTFFVIGEDHPDYEQNLEMATEIHNRLEERWPGLSRGVITRGGAGVNGVYNQDLSPNSMLIEFGGVDNTYEEVYRSADALAEVLQEYIHEELEEN from the coding sequence TTGCGCAGACCAAACCGCCAGGCACATGTTTTCTCATTATCGAAAACAAACATCCAATCCATTTTTATGGCCGGTATCGCCTTTGTTGTTATGACATTCCTTATTGTTTCCATGTTAACAACCGCAGACAACCATAGCCGTTTTGCTTCATCGGCTCTGCATGATTGGACAGCGGAAATGCAGAGCGATTGGTTCGTTCATTTACTGGGAGCTGAAAATCGCTATTATTTAGATGCTTTACCAAATGCTTCCACGCCGAGTTTGACAACGGCTGCCCTGGAGCTTGCCACGAATATGAACTTGGAAGATCCGCGTACTTTTTTGGGACAAGAACTCCCCGGTTTTTCCGGCTTTGACGATACACTTGTCGTCGCCGGGCAAGGGACCGATTTTACGAATATGTCCATTGAATCGGCACCACCCTCTGAGGATGTGCTTCAGGAACAAGCGAGTTCTGATGAAACTTCGGGGGGAGAAGGACAAGAAGAGGAAGGGTCTGCCAATATTGATAGCGGAAACCCGCTTATTCACATTTCACATGCCCATAACCGTGAGGCATTTCACTCGGAAATAGAAGGGGATGAGGATTTACATCCGGAAGAAAATATCGTAAAAGTGGGAGAGTACTTCGCAGACGCTTTCCGCGAACACGACTTGCCCGTAGAGGTATCAGATGATGATGTCACGGGGATGTTGGATGAAGAAGGATTGGACTATAGCCAGTCCTATGAGATGAACCGTGAAATTGTGGAGGAAGCAAAAGAAGAACACGAGGAACTTGAATTTTTCTTCGACTTGCATCGTGATTCTGTCGGAAGAGAACACACGGCAGTTACCATCAATGAAGAGGTATATGCCCGTACATTTTTTGTCATCGGAGAAGACCATCCCGATTATGAACAGAATTTGGAAATGGCGACAGAAATCCATAACCGCTTGGAAGAAAGGTGGCCAGGTTTAAGCCGAGGGGTCATTACCCGCGGCGGTGCCGGAGTGAATGGCGTCTACAACCAGGATCTATCCCCTAATTCCATGCTGATCGAGTTTGGCGGAGTGGACAATACGTATGAAGAAGTATACCGAAGCGCGGATGCGTTAGCCGAGGTCTTGCAGGAATATATTCACGAGGAGCTTGAAGAAAATTAA
- the holA gene encoding DNA polymerase III subunit delta, whose protein sequence is MSTYLQTRKKITTGDFSSVYFFYGTERYIMDDLIQQISRHALEDAERAFNFSQFDMREVPVQEGIEEAETVSFFGPGRVIIFQHARFLTGAKDKDMPPHDLKRLEAFLADPPPETIVVFSVEAEKVDERKKIVKKLKDVGETVETSPLQGDRLKQWIREKTKEENISLTAEAMDELLRRSNSDLLTLEKEIQKCAQYVNFNGEINASIVRALVPRSLEDNIFQLIDAVSDSHPAKALQLFDDLLRNGEEPIKIIALIGRQFRLLNLAAEMDKRGYSQQKAARQLGVPPFVAKRLSAKAKTVNSEAVGRALSLIAETDYKMKQGAVEKKSGVALLIARLPRVLAG, encoded by the coding sequence ATGAGCACATATTTGCAAACGAGGAAAAAGATTACGACCGGGGATTTTTCCTCTGTTTATTTCTTCTATGGTACGGAACGGTATATAATGGACGATCTCATACAGCAAATTAGCCGCCATGCCCTAGAAGATGCCGAGAGGGCCTTCAATTTCTCACAATTCGATATGCGGGAAGTTCCTGTACAGGAGGGGATCGAGGAAGCAGAAACGGTAAGTTTTTTCGGCCCGGGAAGGGTCATTATTTTTCAACATGCCCGTTTTCTGACCGGTGCGAAAGACAAGGATATGCCGCCGCATGATTTGAAACGATTAGAGGCTTTTTTAGCTGATCCGCCCCCAGAGACTATCGTTGTTTTTTCGGTAGAGGCAGAGAAGGTGGATGAACGCAAAAAAATTGTAAAAAAATTAAAAGATGTGGGCGAAACAGTGGAGACTTCTCCCTTGCAAGGCGATCGATTGAAGCAGTGGATAAGAGAGAAAACAAAGGAAGAAAATATTTCCTTAACCGCTGAAGCAATGGATGAACTGCTGAGGCGTTCAAATTCGGATTTATTGACTTTGGAAAAAGAAATTCAAAAATGCGCCCAATATGTCAATTTCAATGGAGAAATTAACGCTTCAATTGTGCGTGCGCTCGTTCCCAGGAGTTTGGAAGATAATATCTTTCAGCTCATCGACGCGGTAAGCGACAGCCATCCCGCGAAGGCGTTACAATTATTTGATGATTTACTCAGAAACGGGGAAGAACCGATAAAAATTATCGCTCTTATTGGCCGTCAGTTTCGCTTGTTAAATCTTGCGGCAGAGATGGATAAGCGTGGATACAGCCAACAAAAAGCAGCCCGGCAATTGGGAGTGCCCCCATTCGTCGCCAAGCGGCTGTCCGCAAAGGCTAAAACCGTTAATAGTGAAGCAGTTGGCCGCGCGCTCTCCTTGATTGCCGAGACCGATTACAAAATGAAACAGGGCGCGGTGGAAAAAAAGAGCGGGGTTGCTTTATTAATCGCTCGTTTGCCGCGGGTGTTAGCGGGGTGA
- the lepA gene encoding translation elongation factor 4, which produces MTYEEIRRRQARIRNFSIIAHIDHGKSTLADRILEHTKSVSEREMQEQLLDEMDLERERGITIKLNSVRLRYVAKDGEEYIFHLIDTPGHVDFSYEVSRSLAACEGALLVVDASQGIEAQTLANVYLALDNDLEILSVVNKVDLPSAEPDRVKQEIIDVIGLDSTEAIHASAKSGIGIEDILEEVVEKVPPPAGDPESPLQALIFDSLYDPYRGVIAYIRIVEGTVKKGDKIKMMANGKEFEVSEVGIFTPKAVAADVLSVGDVGFLTASIKNVSDSRVGDTITKVGHEAPEPLPGYKRMKPMVFCGLYPIDASKYNSLRDALERLELNDSALQYEAETSQALGFGFRCGFLGLLHMEILQERIEREYGIDLITTAPSVIYHAYKVDGTILEIDNPTNMPEQQELEEVEEPFVKATVMVPNDFVGPVMELCQAKRGEFIDMQYLDENRVNITYELPLTEIVYDFFDQLKSNTKGYASFDYEPIGYRASKLVKMDILLNSEKVDALSVIVHRDMAYERGKIIVEKLKDLIPKQQFEVPVQAGIGNNIIARATIKALRKNVTSKCYGGDITRKRKLLEKQKEGKRRMKNVGKVEIPQEAFMSVLRMDDDDK; this is translated from the coding sequence ATGACATACGAAGAAATACGCCGCCGGCAGGCGCGAATAAGAAACTTTTCTATCATAGCCCATATTGACCATGGGAAATCGACTCTTGCCGACCGGATTCTCGAACATACGAAATCGGTATCGGAACGGGAGATGCAAGAACAACTCCTGGATGAGATGGATTTGGAAAGGGAACGGGGCATCACCATTAAATTAAACTCCGTTCGGCTTCGTTATGTGGCAAAAGACGGGGAGGAATACATATTTCACTTAATAGACACACCGGGGCATGTTGATTTTTCCTATGAAGTATCGCGCAGCTTGGCTGCCTGTGAGGGTGCATTGCTTGTTGTTGACGCATCCCAGGGGATTGAAGCGCAAACGCTCGCGAATGTCTATTTGGCACTGGATAATGATTTGGAGATTTTGTCGGTCGTAAACAAAGTCGACCTTCCCAGCGCGGAACCCGACCGTGTGAAACAGGAGATTATAGATGTCATCGGGCTTGATTCAACGGAAGCCATTCACGCGTCCGCCAAAAGCGGCATTGGCATTGAGGATATTTTAGAGGAAGTGGTAGAAAAAGTGCCGCCTCCCGCAGGGGATCCGGAGTCACCTTTGCAGGCTTTGATTTTTGATTCCCTCTACGATCCTTATCGCGGTGTTATTGCTTATATACGCATCGTTGAAGGAACGGTAAAAAAGGGCGATAAAATAAAAATGATGGCCAACGGCAAAGAATTTGAAGTCAGTGAAGTCGGGATATTCACTCCGAAAGCTGTAGCAGCTGACGTGTTGTCCGTAGGGGACGTCGGTTTTTTAACCGCGTCGATTAAAAATGTCAGCGACTCCCGAGTCGGGGATACGATCACGAAAGTAGGGCACGAAGCGCCTGAACCGTTACCTGGATACAAACGGATGAAGCCGATGGTTTTCTGTGGGTTGTACCCGATTGACGCCAGCAAATACAACTCCTTGAGGGACGCGCTTGAGCGATTGGAGTTAAATGACAGTGCCCTTCAGTATGAGGCGGAAACTTCTCAAGCTTTGGGATTTGGTTTTCGCTGCGGATTTCTAGGGCTGTTGCACATGGAAATTTTACAAGAACGAATTGAACGGGAATATGGCATTGATCTGATCACGACTGCGCCAAGTGTGATTTATCACGCTTATAAGGTCGACGGCACGATATTGGAAATTGATAATCCAACGAACATGCCCGAGCAACAAGAATTGGAAGAGGTAGAGGAACCGTTTGTAAAAGCAACCGTGATGGTGCCCAACGATTTTGTCGGTCCGGTTATGGAGTTATGCCAGGCGAAACGCGGGGAATTCATTGACATGCAATACTTGGATGAAAATCGAGTGAACATCACGTATGAACTCCCTCTCACCGAAATTGTTTATGACTTTTTCGACCAACTGAAATCCAACACGAAGGGATATGCTTCTTTTGATTACGAACCGATCGGCTATCGGGCGTCCAAGCTGGTCAAGATGGATATACTCCTCAACAGCGAAAAGGTAGATGCCCTGTCTGTCATCGTTCACCGCGACATGGCGTATGAACGGGGCAAAATCATCGTCGAAAAACTGAAAGATTTAATTCCGAAGCAACAATTTGAGGTTCCGGTGCAGGCGGGCATCGGCAATAATATCATCGCCCGCGCGACCATAAAAGCATTGCGGAAAAACGTAACTTCCAAATGTTATGGCGGGGACATCACACGGAAAAGAAAGTTACTGGAGAAACAAAAGGAAGGGAAACGTCGAATGAAAAATGTCGGGAAGGTAGAGATCCCGCAAGAAGCGTTCATGTCCGTGTTGCGAATGGATGATGATGACAAGTAA
- the gpr gene encoding GPR endopeptidase → MRDLEQHSFRPRSDLAVEDENVLPNQDKNGIVVSEREVDDITIVHVDIDEDGANRTGREPGKYLTLETLGIREKDTKMQASLIRVLSEEFQSFMEACGLNEKSSCLVIGLGNRDVTPDALGPKTVEQLLVTRHLFELGQIQNEDEYRNVSAMSPGVMGVTGIETSEVLFGIVEETKPDFVVAVDALAARSIERVNATIQISDTGIHPGSGVKNARKQLNEKTLGVPVIGIGIPTVVDAVSITSDTIDFLFKHFGREVKDREKPASVLTPSGMTFGERKQLSEEDLPDESERKKYFGIVGTLEDEDKRKLIQEVLNPLGHNLMVTPKEVDTFMEDMANVVAESLNVAFHKTVTVESSGHYTH, encoded by the coding sequence ATGAGAGATTTGGAACAGCATTCGTTTCGGCCCCGCAGCGATCTTGCGGTAGAAGATGAGAACGTTCTTCCTAATCAAGATAAAAATGGCATCGTTGTAAGCGAACGGGAAGTGGATGACATCACGATTGTGCATGTGGATATTGATGAAGATGGGGCGAACCGGACCGGGAGAGAGCCGGGAAAATATTTAACGCTGGAAACGCTTGGCATCAGGGAAAAAGATACAAAGATGCAGGCGAGTCTCATTCGTGTATTAAGTGAAGAGTTTCAATCATTTATGGAAGCATGTGGTTTAAACGAAAAGAGCAGCTGCCTCGTAATTGGGCTTGGAAATCGCGATGTAACACCTGATGCCCTTGGCCCGAAAACGGTGGAACAGTTGTTGGTTACCCGTCATTTATTTGAATTGGGACAGATTCAAAATGAGGATGAATACCGGAATGTCTCAGCTATGTCTCCCGGAGTGATGGGGGTGACAGGGATTGAAACGAGCGAAGTGTTATTTGGCATCGTAGAAGAAACAAAGCCCGATTTTGTCGTTGCCGTTGATGCTTTAGCGGCTCGATCGATCGAGCGGGTAAACGCGACCATTCAAATATCCGACACAGGTATCCACCCGGGATCGGGGGTAAAAAATGCCCGTAAACAACTCAATGAAAAGACGCTTGGTGTGCCAGTGATCGGAATAGGAATCCCCACTGTCGTAGACGCTGTTTCCATCACGAGTGACACCATCGATTTTTTGTTTAAGCATTTCGGTCGTGAAGTCAAAGATCGGGAAAAGCCGGCGAGTGTATTAACACCGTCGGGGATGACATTTGGAGAGCGAAAACAGCTCAGCGAAGAAGATTTACCGGATGAAAGCGAACGGAAAAAATACTTCGGTATCGTGGGCACATTGGAAGATGAAGATAAGCGTAAGCTAATTCAAGAAGTGCTCAATCCCCTTGGCCACAATTTAATGGTAACGCCTAAAGAGGTAGACACGTTTATGGAAGACATGGCAAATGTAGTGGCCGAATCCTTAAACGTTGCCTTTCATAAAACGGTTACAGTAGAATCTAGCGGACATTACACGCATTAA
- a CDS encoding YqzM family protein — protein MSHEFEKDVQSKRNDFLDGAVGFVVSFGFFATVFIVAVIVELVGRF, from the coding sequence ATGAGTCACGAGTTTGAAAAAGATGTACAAAGCAAACGCAACGATTTTCTTGATGGTGCGGTTGGCTTTGTCGTTTCATTTGGGTTTTTTGCGACTGTCTTTATTGTGGCGGTCATCGTCGAATTAGTGGGGAGATTTTAA
- the rpsT gene encoding 30S ribosomal protein S20 → MANIKSAKKRVRLNEEQRVKNQAFKSSMRTAIKEFEKKLDNQDVEGAKDIFKLAEKKVDKAVSKGLVHKNTAARKKSQMERKLNQATAS, encoded by the coding sequence TTGGCTAATATTAAATCCGCAAAAAAACGCGTACGCTTAAATGAAGAACAACGTGTGAAAAACCAGGCGTTCAAATCATCCATGCGTACCGCGATTAAAGAATTTGAAAAAAAGCTCGACAATCAAGATGTCGAAGGTGCAAAAGATATTTTCAAATTGGCAGAGAAGAAAGTGGACAAAGCTGTAAGCAAAGGTCTTGTTCATAAAAATACCGCTGCTCGCAAAAAATCCCAAATGGAACGGAAATTGAATCAAGCGACGGCCAGCTAA